The genome window ATCTTTctgaattttgtgtgtgtgtgtctgtctgtctgcatctgtgttttattattttttttacagattgtgTACCACCTGCTGTCGCTGCGCTACAACTCTCGTCTCCGCATTAAGACGTACACAGATGAGTTAACGCCGGTGGACTCCGCGGTCCCGGTCCACATGGCCGCCAACTGGTACGAGAGGGAGGTGAGTCCCAGCGCGGAGGCCCGATCTTGAGTCGTCTCAGTGTTTACGTAATTCCACTGACTTTTGGAAAAACTgagagtaaatgtgtgtgtgcgcgcgtgtgtctTTCTGCAGGTATGGGACATGTTTGGCGTGTACTTTGCCAACCACCCAGACCTGAGGCGTATTCTGACGGACTACGGCTTCGAGGGTCACCCCTTCAGGAAAGACTTCCCTCTCTCAGGATACGTAGAGGTGAGTTCTGCCAGCAGCACGTCGACTCAGTTTACCTGCTGCAGACAGGATGGAAGCTCTACCCAGTCGCCTATAATCTCAAACGaagcccccctggggtcagctggAAAAATCTACAACTAAACCACAGAATACAAATCCATTCCCTCAGTTTTATAAACGTGCGTACGTATTCATAATCCGTGCCATCTGTTTCATAAACGTGAGCAAAGTTAGAAAGAGAGTCACAGATTCAAACTTatgggatcaattactctatagcgGAATTATATAAATCACAAATGGCTCATCTTTCCTAGCGTAGTGGGGTAAACAACAATCTAAAAACTCATCAAAATGAGCCGTCCTCCAACCTAGTAGCAGCCGGTggtgcttagggaccgtctctAAACTACACACCGACACAGAGATATTTATTAATCtgatgattaaataaggtattgtctccaaacttatttttttaaagtaagtgctgtagtacaactaggtGGAGaaaagttataattgaggtaattttggagacactaccttatttaatcattaaactAATAGATATTTTGttgtctgtgttgtagtttatagacgGTCCCTGAGCACCGGCTGCTACATGATGAGTGGTCaggatgctgatttgaaaccagTTACAAATTTTCAAATGccatcaaattaaataaaacaacccAAAACTCAATGTAATTGATATTCTCACCTGCAAAGAACTTGGATGTATATGTTGTATGAGTTACAAGGTATGAGGGTAAAATTTGagccgaggacaacacaagagttgATTGAACTGCAACAACCTGCAGACTGAAGCATGTTTCCCTCTCCAGGTGCGTTACGACGATGAAGTGAAGCGCGTCGTGGCGGAGCCTGTGGAGCTGTCGCAGGAGTTCAGGAAGTTTGACCTGAACACGCCCTGGGAGGTGTTCCCCGCCTACAGGGAGCCCAAAGAGGCCGCGCCCAAGCTGGAGGCTGGAGACGCCGCCCCGGAGAAGAAATGACGTCCCTCTGCTTCATCGCCGCGTTCTGTCTGTTAATGTCGTTTTGGGACTCCTAGCATCTTGAACAAAACCCACTTGaaatatttatgtaaataaaaatgctaaTAAAACCAACTTCAAAAGGATTTTTgtggagttttttgttttggcaagactgtaaaatgtctcattttaaaaACCCTATATGGTCAAAAGTATGTGGACGACCAAACTTTACACCCGTGTGTGATTGTTGAACATGTCGTTTCAAATCATGAGCATTAATCTGCTGCAATAACAGCCTCCCCTCTTCTGGTTTCCAGCAGATGTTTCCACCTGGCTGCAGGGACAcacttattttgtttaaaatcagtttttcGTTTGTTGTGTGCTGTGGCGTTCAAAGTACTTGGagttaaaataaaactgactCTAACCAGGTGTGTACACATACTTTTGGTCAGGGTCGgaagtaatgaaatacattaaCTGAGGTAGTTGAGGGGGAGCTCCTATTGAACTATAAACTCATTTTCTCCATTAATTGATTATGATGGTTTCTACTCTTCTACTTATAATTTCCATATGGTTGTTGTGCAAAattcttaatttgtaaagtaattaAAGTTCTCAAataaatgcagtggagtaaaaggtacaatattttcctctgattggcatgaaaagaaaagactcaagtaaagtatgACTACCTCAAATTTCTTCGcaatatggaaaataaatattaatgttCACTGAAAAATTGGGTCATTACTTAACGTTCACTGCAGCTGGATTCTCGTGATCTCGCAAGACCACGCGAGAATTGCAAGATCACGTATCACACGACAATCCAACTATTTGGCAGGTGAGGGCCACAGCTGTATTAACCCGggtgttgtcttcaccttcgggaccctcaggtcaaactgacccgggacttatttggggttttaaaaaaaaatctgaaataaaatttgacTTCAAAATCTATTATAAAATATTGTCTgtttctcaatttcaaacaattgagataacatgcAGTATATGTTTAGGAAATGCAATCAGCACTAGCACacaataaaaaatcaaaaaaagtggtcatatccattagatttttctgaattgagtcaggaatacatgtttatcacagaaaataaggtaaggtcattgattttcaggtagtaAAAATGTATACTATTCACTatcaaagtgacgccaaaatgaatgggagtcaatgggatgctaatgtTGTCTTACCCCCTTGGACCTAATGCACCACCCGGCTAGCATGCTAAGTGACCCCTCACTTCAACAGAATATGGACTTAACAGGGTCCTGTTGTTGCATACTCCGATACAGAAGGTGGCGGCATACACCTAATTTTTTTTGCTCACCattaaatgaagaagaagaagatgctAAGTGACCCAAATCAGCACACCCAACAGGTGCATGCTGTGTGTGGCTAACATGCTGAATGCTAAAATGCTCATGCCATGGTGGATCCTCTCTGAGG of Etheostoma spectabile isolate EspeVRDwgs_2016 chromosome 1, UIUC_Espe_1.0, whole genome shotgun sequence contains these proteins:
- the ndufs3 gene encoding NADH dehydrogenase [ubiquinone] iron-sulfur protein 3, mitochondrial, whose amino-acid sequence is MAASLVRFVRGGLGRSFNLARSSCLLQQQTRLQSATTETSPTIRPKDAVTHSQLAAFGEYVAEMMPKYIQQVQVTCYNELEVMIHPDGVIPVLTFLRDHTNGQFRNMIDLTAVDIPTRQNRFEIVYHLLSLRYNSRLRIKTYTDELTPVDSAVPVHMAANWYEREVWDMFGVYFANHPDLRRILTDYGFEGHPFRKDFPLSGYVEVRYDDEVKRVVAEPVELSQEFRKFDLNTPWEVFPAYREPKEAAPKLEAGDAAPEKK